In the candidate division KSB1 bacterium genome, TCGACTTCGCCTCGGCCGATGCCTTCAACCCCGACGTCTCCGACTACGCCCCCCACTGGTGGGGCACCCAGTGGGCCGATGCCAACTTCGAGAAATACTACATGTACCGCGAAGTCATCTTGTCCGAGCAGACTTCGGTTGGCGTCGCCTCGCGGGACGTTGCCAGTCTACCCAAACGCTTCGAGCTCGCCCAAAACTTCCCCAACCCATTCAACCCCTCGACCACCATCGCGTACGAGCTCCCGAAGACCACTCGCGTGAAAGTCGAGGTCTTCGATGTGCTGGGTAGACGGGTGGCCACGCTGTTTGACGGCGTGCAGGAAGCGGGCTCGCACCAGGTCACGTGGGACGGGCGCACGGAAGCCGGCGAGCCGGCGCCGAGCGGTGTTTACCTCTACAAGCTGAGTACGCCGGACTACTCCCAGATCCGCAAGATGCTGCTCGTCAAATAGCGTCGGCTCTGTTGGTGAGCGGGGTCAGGCTCCTCGACGGGCCTGACCCCTTAGCCACAGGTGGAGGACGATGAGCGGATCGAAAACGATCGCCATCTTGCTTGCCGGTCTTCTGGCCTTCGGACTGGCCTTAACCCTCGAGGCTGGGCAGACAGGCAAGATCGCAGGCAAGGTTGTCGACGCCGGCACCGGCGAGCCTCTCCCCGGGGCCAACGTGGTGCTTCAGGGCACCCAGATGGGGGCCGCTGCCGACATTCAGGGCGACTACATCATTCTGAACGTGCCGCCAGGCACGTACAACCTCACCGCCTCTATGATCGGGTACCGGCAGGTGACGGTCACGGGGGTGCGGGTCTCGGTGGATCGCACCGTCCGGATTGACTTTAGGCTTGAGCAGCAGGCGATCGATTTGGGGAAGGAAATTGTGGTCGAGGCGCGCCAACCCCTCGTCCAGCGCGACCTGACGGCGACCGCGGCGAGCGTCTCCGCAGAGGAGATCGCCTCGCTTCCCGT is a window encoding:
- a CDS encoding T9SS type A sorting domain-containing protein — encoded protein: ANGKDAGYSLEVVVHTDMFGYEDGDTVKLSVVIWDVDFASADAFNPDVSDYAPHWWGTQWADANFEKYYMYREVILSEQTSVGVASRDVASLPKRFELAQNFPNPFNPSTTIAYELPKTTRVKVEVFDVLGRRVATLFDGVQEAGSHQVTWDGRTEAGEPAPSGVYLYKLSTPDYSQIRKMLLVK